One part of the Prunus persica cultivar Lovell chromosome G5, Prunus_persica_NCBIv2, whole genome shotgun sequence genome encodes these proteins:
- the LOC18778093 gene encoding uncharacterized protein LOC18778093: protein MSTAPEEPQSQNGLEPDRTTIPKPDSESEPVAQPEAKPEPVPEPEAKPEPVPEPEAKPELQPEPEAVVTDGADPKVDEVVEAAIQSNNQASAHPELKKDEGSRTFTMRELLGGLKNDQSNDVANDSSSPYSYSEESPQEHSEQNNAAMELINSVTGADDDGRSRQRVLTFAAKRYASAIERNPDDYDALYNWALVLQESADNVSLDSTSPSKDALLEEACKKYDEATHLCPTLHDAFYNWAIAISDRAKMRGRTKEAEELWKQATKNYEKAVLLNWNSPQALNNWGLALQELSAIVPAREKQTIVRTAISKFRAAIQLQFDFHRAIYNLGTVLYGLAEDTLRTGGSGNPKEVSPNELYSQSAIYIAAAHALKPNYNVYSSALRLVRSMLPLPYLKVGYLTAPPVGKSIAPHSDWKRSQFVLNNEGLQQVNKGEQKQSISGRSGEAAIKVDVPDIVSVSSCGDLTLPPGAGLCIDTIHGPVYLVADSWEFLDGWLDAIRLVYTIYARGKSEVLAGITTG from the exons ATGTCCACGGCTCCGGAAGAACCCCAGTCCCAGAACGGACTCGAACCGGACCGGACGACAATTCCGAAACCCGATTCCGAATCAGAACCAGTGGCACAGCCTGAAGCTAAACCAGAACCCGTGCCAGAGCCCGAAGCTAAACCCGAGCCAGTTCCAGAGCCCGAAGCTAAACCGGAACTCCAACCTGAACCAGAAGCAGTGGTAACCGATGGtgcggatccaaaggtggatGAAGTCGTAGAAGCCGCGATCCAATCGAATAACCAAGCAAGTGCGCATCCAGAGCTGAAAAAGGACGAAGGAAGCCGTACATTCACAATGAGAGAGTTGCTCGGTGGCTTGAAAAATGACCAATCGAACGACGTCGCTAATGATTCTAGCTCCCCATACAGTTACAG TGAAGAAAGCCCACAGGAACACTCAGAGCAGAACAATGCTGCAATGGAGTTGATCAATAGCGTCACAGGTGCCGATGATGATGGTCGGTCTCGCCAACGGGTTCTTACTTTTGCTGCCAAGAG GTATGCTAGTGCAATAGAGAGAAATCCAGATGATTATGATGCGCTATACAATTGGGCACTGGTTCTTCAG GAAAGTGCAGATAATGTTAGTCTAGATTCTACTTCTCCTTCTAAAGATGCTTTGCTTGAGGAGGCTTGCAAAAAGTATGATGAGGCTACTCATCTATGCCCAACACTTCATGAT GCTTTCTATAATTGGGCTATTGCTATCTCTGATCGGGCAAAAATGCGTGGTCGTACAAAGGAAGCTGAAGAACTATGGAAGCAG GctacaaaaaattatgaaaaagcTGTTTTGCTCAACTGGAACAGTCCCCAG GCACTTAACAACTGGGGACTTGCTCTGCAG GAACTCAGCGCGATTGTTCCTGCACGAGAAAAGCAAACAATTGTAAGAACTGCAATTAGTAAG TTCCGCGCAGCTATTCAGTTGCAGTTTGATTTTCATCGAGCAATTTACAACCTTGGAACTGTATTG TATGGATTAGCAGAGGACACACTAAGAACTGGGGGATCTGGCAATCCCAAAGAAGTTTCACCTAATGAGTTGTACAGTCAATCTGCTATCTACATTGCAGCTGCACATGCTTTGAAACCAAATTACAAT GTTTACAGTAGTGCCTTGCGGCTGGTGCGATCCATG CTTCCTTTACCTTATCTCAAAGTTGGATATCTTACTGCACCACCAGTGGGGAAATCAATTGCACCTCATAGTGATTGGAAACGATCACAATTTGTTTTGAATAATGAAGGGCTTCAACAG GTTAACAAAGGTGAGCAAAAACAAAGCATCTCTGGCAGATCAGGAGAAGCTGCTATAAAAGTTGACGTTCCAGATATCGTTTCTGTTTCATCATGTGGTGATCTGACTTTACCACCTGGTGCAGGCCTCTGCATTGATACAATTCATGGACCTGTCTATCTG GTTGCTGATTCATGGGAGTTCCTTGACGGATGGCTTGATGCAATCCGTTTAGTTTACACAATCTATGCGCGGGGTAAGAGTGAGGTTCTGGCAGGTATTACAACAggctga
- the LOC18776435 gene encoding metal-nicotianamine transporter YSL1 yields the protein MDLEAREKKEIEREDMEDETVIEPEELAGTILPWTEQITVRGVVASIVIGMVYSVIAMKLNLTTGIVPNLNVSAALLAFVFIRTWTNLLQKAGFESRPFTRQENTMIQTCAVACYSIAMGGGFASYLLGLNKKTYELSGVNTEGNSASDVKEPGLVWMTGFLFLVCFVGLFVLIPLRKIMIVDLKLTYPSGLATAVLINGFHTQGDKMAKKQVHGFMKYFSVSFLWGFFKWFYSAKEECGFAQFPTFGLQAWKHTFYFDFSMTFVGAGMICSHLVNLSLLLGSVLSFGVMWPLLGQLKGHWFSESLDEYDMKSLYGYKVFLSVALILGDGLYNFIKILISTIVNIHDRMKNKNLNLALDGQVKPIEEKQNEIFLSENIPMWVGVTGYVVFSIISIIAIPMMFPELKWYYVIVAYMLAPSLAFCNAYGAGLTDINMAYNYGKVALFVLAALTGKEHGVVAGLAGCGLIKSVVSVACILMQDLKTAHLTFTSPRAMFVSQTLGTALGCVTAPLSFFLFYKAFDVGNPHGEFKAPYALIYRNMAILGVQGFSALPQHCLQLCYGFFAFAVIVNLVRDFSPKIGKYMPLPMVMGVPFLVGAYFAIDMCIGSLIVFTWHKLDSKKAVLMVPAVASGLICGEGLWTLPASVLALAKVKAPMCMKFLGS from the exons ATGGATTTGGAAgcaagagagaagaaggagattgagagagaggacaTGGAAGACGAGACAGTAATCGAACCTGAGGAGTTAGCTGGGACAATCCTTCCATGGACAGAGCAGATAACGGTACGGGGAGTCGTTGCAAGCATAGTGATTGGAATGGTGTACAGTGTGATAGCCATGAAGCTAAACCTCACAACTGGGATTGTTCCTAACCTCAATGTCTCTGCTGCTCTCCTTGCCTTTGTGTTTATCCGGACATGGACAAACCTGCTTCAAAAGGCAGGATTTGAATCAAGACCCTTCACCCGGCAAGAGAATACTATGATACAGACTTGTGCAGTTGCATGTTATAGTATTGCTATGGGAG GTGGATTTGCATCCTATCTCTTGGGATTAAACAAGAAGACATATGAGTTGTCCGGGGTGAACACAGAGGGAAACTCTGCATCTGATGTCAAGGAACCTGGGCTTGTTTGGATGACtggtttcctttttctagTCTGCTTTGTTGGCCTTTTTGTCTTAATTCCTCTCAGGAAG ATCATGATAGTTGACCTGAAATTAACATATCCAAGTGGTTTGGCAACTGCTGTTCTCATCAATGGCTTCCACACTCAGGGAGATAAGATGGCTAA GAAGCAAGTGCATGGCTTCATGAAGTACTTTTCAGTCAGCTTCTTGTGGGGATTTTTCAAGTGGTTTTACAGTGCCAAAGAAGAATGTGGATTCGCCCAATTCCCCACATTCGGATTGCAAGCTTGGAAACACAC ATTCTACTTCGATTTTAGTATGACGTTTGTTGGAGCAGGCATGATATGTTCCCATCTAGTAAACTTGTCCTTGCTTCTTGGATCTGTGCTCTCTTTCGGAGTAATGTGGCCGCTTCTTGGCCAGCTTAAGGGACACTGGTTTTCTGAGAGTTTAGATGAATATGACATGAAGAGTTTATATGGTTACAAG GTTTTTCTATCGGTTGCTCTAATCCTTGGCGATGGACTTTACAATTTCATCAAGATACTGATTTCAACCATCGTTAACATTCATGACAGAATGAAAAACAAGAATCTCAACTTGG CTCTGGATGGCCAGGTGAAGccaattgaagaaaaacaaaatgaaatcttCCTCAGTGAAAATATTCCCATGTGGGTTGGAGTTACCGGATATGTTGTCTTCTCCATAATTTCCATAATCGCTATCCCGATGATGTTCCCGGAACTTAAATGGTATTATGTCATTGTAGCCTACATGCTTGCTCCATCTCTTGCATTCTGCAATGCATATGGAGCTGGTCTTACTGATATAAACATGGCCTATAACTACGGAAAAGTTGCCCTCTTTGTGCTAGCAGCATTGACCGGAAAAGAACACGGTGTGGTGGCGGGGCTTGCTGGGTGTGGCCTCATCAAATCAGTTGTTTCTGTGGCTTGTATTCTGATGCAGGATCTCAAGACAGCCCATCTAACCTTCACCTCTCCTAGAGCAATGTTTGTGAGCCAAACCCTTGGCACTGCGTTAGGCTGTGTGACAGCTCCtctcagcttcttcttgttctacAAGGCATTTGATGTGGGAAACCCACATGGAGAGTTCAAAGCGCCTTATGCGTTGATCTACAGAAACATGGCAATTCTAGGTGTTCAAGGCTTCTCGGCGCTGCCTCAGCATTGCCTGCAGCTCTGTTATGGCTTCTTTGCTTTCGCAGTGATAGTTAACCTGGTTCGAGATTTTTCACCCAAGATTGGAAAATATATGCCACTTCCCATGGTCATGGGTGTGCCATTTCTAGTTGGGGCTTACTTTGCCATTGATATGTGTATCGGAAGTCTGATCGTTTTCACATGGCACAAGCTTGACAGCAAGAAGGCTGTGCTGATGGTTCCGGCAGTTGCTTCCGGATTAATTTGTGGGGAAGGGCTGTGGACTCTCCCAGCTTCAGTTCTTGCTCTGGCCAAAGTAAAAGCACCCATGTGCatgaaatttttgggttcctag
- the LOC18777156 gene encoding uncharacterized protein LOC18777156, with the protein MCRSTDYHGLQPRKDRLKIRAFFLRFSGLNTRAPLPESLTLSFLPRINENELEIDGSKIRPDTPAFLTLYRVVNAKVKDGEVIFGSRERVEAGDGIRFEVYLREEKVLKGTFRKDEGQEWKLECKCALESESVATEIAEAQVCVAVEGHVTMIERVRMVVKKTKKHRNCGFKRLEEIPEEGDVDYESDGCCCKCGSDGGDSEVGGEVAREDMELEVDMEGVRWAVDVGIWVMCLGVGYFVSKASAKTLRRRRLF; encoded by the coding sequence ATGTGTAGATCGACTGACTACCACGGATTGCAACCGAGGAAAGACCGGTTGAAGATTCGGGCTTTCTTTCTGCGGTTTTCGGGTCTGAATACCCGGGCACCGTTACCCGAATCCCTCACTCTTTCGTTTCTTCCTCGGATTAACGAGAACGAGTTAGAGATCGACGGGTCGAAGATCCGACCCGATACGCCGGCATTCCTCACTCTCTACCGGGTCGTGAATGCCAAGGTGAAGGACGGGGAAGTGATATTCGGATCCCGGGAGCGGGTCGAGGCCGGCGATGGGATCCGGTTCGAGGTTTATCTGAGGGAAGAGAAGGTGCTGAAGGGAACTTTCAGGAAAGATGAGGGGCAAGAGTGGAAATTGGAGTGTAAGTGCGCGCTGGAGAGCGAGAGCGTCGCGACGGAGATAGCTGAGGCGCAGGTCTGCGTGGCCGTGGAGGGACACGTGACGATGATTGAGAGGGTGAGAATGGtggttaaaaaaacaaaaaagcaccGGAACTGCGGGTTTAAGCGGCTGGAGGAGATTCCGGAGGAGGGAGACGTGGATTATGAATCAGACGGCTGTTGTTGTAAATGTGGATCGGACGGTGGAGATTCGGAGGTGGGTGGTGAGGTGGCCAGAGAGGATATGGAGTTAGAGGTAGATATGGAAGGAGTGAGATGGGCCGTTGATGTGGGTATTTGGGTCATGTGTTTAGGCGTGGGCTACTTTGTTTCCAAAGCCTCTGCCAAAACATTAAGACGCAGAAGATTATTTTAA